From one Lycium ferocissimum isolate CSIRO_LF1 chromosome 5, AGI_CSIRO_Lferr_CH_V1, whole genome shotgun sequence genomic stretch:
- the LOC132057775 gene encoding uncharacterized protein LOC132057775, with product MAITQNVRQQGALPSDTEKNPKKYKAVTLRNGRELEEVPPKNNEELLQEVPKYAKYIKDVVANKRRWTKFETVALTEECSSRVRSKIPPKLKDPGSFTISITIGNIEVGLALCDLGASINLMPTSMFRMLGLGEPRPTIVTLQLADRSLAYPDCIIKDVLVKVRPFILPVNFIILDYKADKNVPLIMGRRFLETVYAVIRVRDGKMSMKVDGKEATFDVFKATKLPPHYEYLKMITVVEPELTNAELDHFLASQDPLEIALVYGGDLVEDEKVKECL from the exons ATGGCGATTACTCAGAATGTCAGACAACAGGGTGCTCTTCCGAGTGATACTGAAAAGAAtcctaaaaaatataaagcaGTCACCTTGAGGAATGGCAGAGAACTTGAAGAAGTGCCACCAAAGAACAACGAAG AGCTGTTGCAAGAAGTTCCGAAATATGCTAAGTACATCAAGGATGTTGTTGCAAATAAGAGGCGCTGGACAAAATTTGAGACTGTGGCACTTACTGAGGAGTGCAGTTCTAGAGTGAGGAGCAAGATTCCACCAAAGCTGAAAGATCCGGGTAGTTTCACTATTTCTATCACTATTGGTAATATCGAGGTTGGGCTAGCATTGTGTGATTTGGGTGCTAGTATTAATCTGATGCCTACCTCTATGTTCCGAATGTTGGGGTTGGGTGAGCCAAGGCCAACAATAGTCACTTTGCAATTAGCTGATAGATCTCTTGCATATCCCGATTGCATAATTAAAGATGTTCTTGTGAAGGTGCGTCCGTTTATTCTGCCAGTTAATTTCATCATCCTTGATTATAAGGCAGATAAGAATGTCCCTCTTATCATGGGAAGGAGATTCTTAGAGACAGTTTATGCAGTTATCCGAGTCAGAGATGGGAAGATGTCAATGAAGGTTGATGGGAAGGAAGCTACTTTTGACGTGTTCAAAGCTACTAAGCTTCCACCCCATTATGAGTACTTGAAGATGATCACAGTTGTGGAGCCCGAGCTAACAAATGCGGAGCTAGATCACTTTCTAGCTTCTCAAGATCCTTTGGAGATTGCATTGGTATATGGTGGGGACTTGGTGGAAGATGAGAAAGTCAAGGAGTGTCTTTAG